GGTTAATTTGAGGAAAACGCTTATTGTTCACAAAAATCAGAGTAAATATATCATTAATAAGATAGCTGATGCTAAGGCTGTAGTGATTAGTTATCACCACACGTAGAACATTATTAAATCGAAAGACTAAAACCTGGTCGTCGGTGCTCACTTTAACCAACCCGGTCATTCACTCAAAGACTTTAGTGTAATTGCCATTGACTATTTCAAGTCTTTCAATACCAATATTAACGCTTCCATATTTGGATTGACGCTCCTGAGACCGTACTAAGCTTCCTAGACCAGGGTTTCCCTAACTGGGGTCCGTGACGACTGCACACGAGGTTCGCagcgatataaaaaaaaagtctgaAACATACATTTCAACGTATAAACACTGTCACATATGCGAAAAAACAAAGAATCGTATTTCATTCACCTACGTGGGACGCATGCACTTAATGATTGAACATTAAGGAAGTTTAGggcattatgaaatatttaatacactGGTGGAATTGCTTTTCTTAGTGCTTCAATCAGAAATAGATCATATATGGTCAGGTTCAGGTATGTCATCAACTTTTTAAAAgagacacaaaattattttatatcattcaatttttacaaacaaATAACACTATTTTTAAGTTCGAGTTTTTGTTAATTATAAAACAGAGAGATCTCAGTTTAAGCTTTCAAATTCGTTATCGTTAAATTTCTGCTAATAAACATCGTCATACAAAAGTATGTTGGTAAAGATCTCATACGCCCATCATATTTTGTGGTTTGAATTTTCACTGAGCTTGAACGTGCATAACAGAGGCGCCAATTAGTAAAAATAGAACTGATTGATAATTAAATTATGTAACATTGTTTGTTTTATAAGGCATCTAGAACAACAACTTTGCGCGTTGTGAAAATTGTTAGTCATCTTTGAAAACaccatcaaaatttagtttttgagAAAATTGCATAGTTAGTTTTAAAATGATCTTCTAcgtagaaatatattttatgaacatttactcattttatttttcaatataaatttactaaagttttaaaaatagccttctagcccaggggtgtgcaacctttattaccgGAGGGCCAGATAGATAAACCCGGGTGAAACCGCAGGAcacaccttcatttaacataggctatcTATAGTAGTTGCAgtcaaaaaattgttagttATTGATCATATGACATTCTTagttcgcacaagctagctgttaaagtattgtaaataaaaatgcaTAGACAAATTGGACCCAGGTATTGGCTTCGCaacgcaaagagattggaattactcgtacgcatcaaattaaattaaaaactcgtgtCGCGGGCCgcatattattcaaaattggcacttttccgCGGGCCGCATATATTTCCTTGAGGGACACAATTGACCCGCGAACACTAGCTAGCCTATGAGACATGCCTATGTGCTTAGTCCATGAAACATCATTATCACATTGTGTCACCCAAGCAGGGGTGGGTCTAGAAGAGGGTCATATAGGGCAGCCGTTCTGAGCATCACGTTGTAGAGGGTAGCAGTTCCAAGCTGTAGAGTTCGCGTTATTACATGTGTTTTTCTCGAACTCCTCATTTAGGTAAAATCTGACATTATGTATATAGCCATGTGTGACGGATTGTGTTGAAGGTGAGTCAACAATGCCTGACTGCTCACTCTCGACGATGTGCTCATCTGGTCATTGCGTGCTATACCGCGATGATACAAATATCTCACTCTTACTTGATGACTTTCACTTTATTCATTCTCATATATAACAACATCTAAAATTTGTTTATCCACCGAATTCGGATAggagttacatatttatcccggggagaggaaagccgataagacggctcaatcatatggcgaaccacggcctctcgtccggttaccagtccaggccGGGTAtcggattagttagccaggtatttgttttcggaagcatggactggACTTTGAATTATCTTTGAAGTAAGGGAAAATGGGACTTCATATCAGAAACTCGCACTGGGAAGGAGGAAAGTCTGCTCCTAAGGAAAAGTAAGGAAAAATTCGAGTTCGTTTTTTTTGATTGCAGTGGTTAACAGTCCATCACGTAAATTCTGGATTCTTCTAGTTTCTTGTACCATCCGATTAAAAAGTATCGCTCCCATTGCCGTAGCAACGAGCGTTATATAATGATTTGATAATATTGCGAAATACACAAGTATTGgattatattcaatatgaaataatttgaatataagatCTTATTGTCTGATCCGAGTGTTTCTGAGAAAATACCTATTTTCTACTGTTTATTCTAAAACCACTACtttagataataaataatatttaatcagACGAAACATACTTGTTTTAAACAAGTgaaacacaattctgttaattcgTGCATCTCCACGATAGTATTTCTAGCGACACACAAGTGTAACACGACAGAGAGTCTGAGGACCACTGTTCTAGCTCTAGTCCAGAGACTACAGACTCAAAACATATAACCATTAAACAACTAACTGTAATCACGATAATTCCacgtatatatttatattcacgGAGACATCGAACAAAAATAATAGAAATACTAAGATTTCGAATTAAACGGTATAGAGTATAGAATAGACTATAGAGCACAAAGTATTTTCCACAAATAACTAGTAGATTTTTGGTAAATAAGGAATATAATTCAATAGATGAATTCAGCAATATCAATGAATGTCATATGAAAATCGTTTCGGCAGGAGCATGGGTGAAGATTTCTAATCGAGTGGTTCACAAATCTAATATTATAtagatttcaaaataatcttttcTTTTGTATTAGAGGTGTTGAAAGTAAAAGTTCCTTAGTCATGTAGTAGAAAAATACTTGGGTATTCCTATAACCGATAAGAGTTTTTGTTCAACATCTTCGGCGCTTCACAAAATGATAATGTTTAGGTTAAAGTGGACCAACTTTACACATTTAGTAATTCTGCATGATATATTAAAtcgtgaaaaataaattttagataAGCAATTTACTCAAAATTGAATATGCGTCCGtgttttttatacatttttttttatacgtaTATAAGAGAAAAGGCTCTTCGTACGTTTTTTATCAACCAATCAAGATATGACAATTGCGGGCGATTATATAAAATAACcaattgcaaaaaatgttaaaaaacatcaattctAATGCGACGGACTCTGTTGCATAATTTAATTAGCAGACTCCCTGCTGGTGCTTCCAATTAATTGGTTAATTAAGGCATAAACTATATAGTCCGAAAAATCTATAAAAGAAGGAGGTTTTCGGCACTAGTTTCAGCACTATTGTTACACGATTGGAAGTTGAAGACAACATCATGTTCAAATACACTGCtatttggaatgaaatttaCGATAAATTCGCCATAGAGATCAGCGTTGATACGCATTACCGGTTTATGAAAAGGTATCACAAAACGTTTACAGGATCATCAGCAATTGATGCCATGCTTCGAGTCTTACGATCTATGCCACATTTCGAGCACGTAACAGCGAAACAGTCTAAGTTGATTCTCAACAAATTATTACAAAGTAAGGTTATCGAAAACGCTGAACGACCGGGTAAAGTTAAGAAATTTTTACCAAAATATTTATACAGGTTTGTAAGAAAATTTTGTATCTTAAACTATATTTTATGATCTACTAGTTAACTAGTCAATATGAGGAAAGCACCTATTGTTCACaaaaattaggtaaaaaaaatattaaaaacgtaGCTAAAATTATGGAAAATGAACTTCAGTGGTACCCAACTGACCATACCGGAATTCAACAGAAAAAAAGATTACACGCCAATAGTTTCAAAACCTAATTAATTACTTATTTTACCTGAATTGTGTACTTCGTAAAATTTAAGAATTTTGTGTGGCATGGAATTCAactgtagcgaatgtgcattgtgtaactattcATATTAATAGCATGTAACATTTCACAAAATAGGCCACATTATGTTTCGCAACAGCGATAATGCATTCGTTCCATGTATTGCCTTCCTCGTATCGGCCgatttgatgacgtatcgtttGCGGTTTGCCGAGAGGACTGCATAATATCGTGTTTTTTGGTTCACTTCAGATTTTACTGCATTAAGAATTAAGTGTGTttcaattttatctgtattCGGATTTTGGATCTTgcatcttttcaataatatacaaaaattcGGCATTCAACATTGTGTGCTTATTGACCTCTGAAGCCAAAATTCTAATAATTAGatctataaaaatataaagacacttatttttttcagattctgCAATATAAAATTCAACGATCAACCAGAAATTAAGAATTTATTAAAAACGGTCGTGAGGATTGGCACTATGATTGATGTTATTGATGGAACAAATGATAGCCAAACAAGTTGCcaaacaatgaataaaatgaTGAGTTAAATCGGTGTTAGCTCTTATATTTATTGacatttaaatcattttttcgaATATTCATTTCTAGTCAGTGATGTTGCTATGTAGTTTGATAACAcatttttaggtattttttgaTCGCAAAAGTGATGTTATTGTAATGTAAAATCTgatgtatatgtatataaatattcagTCTGATGAATTATAgttctttttgttttatttcatatgGGATAATTATGGCGGTATAGGATCCTGAATTTCCTCTGAGGAGTGACTCAATTTTAGTTAGCTGCTGATCAAGAAGAGTACTTGCTCCTCCATCTCCTTCATCTAGCCCATTTCAATCAATCAaccaattaaaaataatataataatataataacgacaaatttgcaaaatactTAAATATACTACCCAATTAAAgtgtccagctgcacactaacacaaatgtacaTGCGCGACCTAACTCAAATTTACGTAAATATATATGCAAAGTACTGACTAAATGGCTGTAATGTAGTAaatgtaattaaataaatattttacgtAATGCCATCATACCTAATTTGAACATTCTTATATAAGATCCAATTATATGCGTTCCATTACTCATTCAGTGCCAGTTTGGTATTCAATCTCGGCGATTGTGCGTAATGCAATCATAactaatttgaatattcttATATAAGATCCAATTATGTAAGTTCCATTAAACTCATTCAGTACCAGTTTGGTATTCGATCTCGGCGATTGTGTAATTTTAGTTAGGTATAGAGACTGAGTTCATGAGATTAAACGTTTGAGATCACGTTAAGCAAAATGGCACCCTTCATTCGATCCAGGGATGACGAACCTTTTtaaatgaatgggtcaaaaattatattttttaccacGGAAcggaagagagtgggtcacagatattcaATCAATGTTTTTATCTATACGAAACTTGCTGCTACATCTTATCGTGCAAACTTTATGAGTTTCAGTTGGTATTGTTTAGTTTTGGGATTTTTTATGCCACAATTCTACCAGGCCTACTGCTACTAGACtctttatggcactcgatttttaTGCAATTTGTGTACTAAAACACGAATCTGAATCACTAAAAAAACGTTTAGGATCAtgcagcaaattattttacgattTCAAAGAGTTTGAAGAAAATTCAACTCTGACAGATATATATTTCGATcggctttcaaccacattaaggcacttccACACTCTCCCATTGTTATTTCTAGGCCTTCATTTTGATTAAGTCTAAAAGATTTTGTTTcccaacggcattgtaggcgagaatcCAATATAATGCATAGTAGCATTTATAGTTCTCGTATATTCCCCCATAACAATCTGCAGACTGCCTTTTGGTTTCACACTTCCGAAATGGAACGCTGTAACGTTGCAAAATATAAACAGATCAATTGTAttattatgtcataaacgatgtcgcAGCCAATAGCTGCATAACGGACTAACGGTATAATGCACGAGTGCAGACGTGCGTCCAAGAATGggagttttgaaaattattatatcgaccagaaaattaaaatttgtgcTATCGATCCCTTGGCTGCCCAATTGATGGTATATTATAATAGTTTACTTATTGTTGAATTCAATTAGatccggttttatcaatttttatcactgatatgttagtatgtttttatttaattcatacGTTGGCGGGTCACCGAAAAAgtgcggtgggtcactttgtgacccgcgggtcattGGTTCGCCATCCCTAGAACCACATTCCATCTTGCATTTTTGTCTAATAAATTTAACATAACCTTCATTGTCGCTACATTCTGCCTGTGTGGCAATGGTAACCATTAAAAGTATGCAAATGCATTTGATAGGGTGGTCTAAAGATATAAAATCACCCTAAatctaaacaaaaaatatcgCACGCAACTAAAACAAATCCACTTGGCAAACAATTTCACTGAGATACAAATAAATCGATAGGGAGGCAATAATAAGAATGTTTAGTATATGAGCACGAATATTGCTCATTCGTTGCAGCGAGATAGTGTTTCTCCTGTtgccccgaaaataagacccagtcttctagagaattacgagattttcaaatatacaaaatttgaaaaccgtTATCCATTCACATATGAATAACAttataacacgtttttattcaatataacTGCAAATCATAAATGATTATAAATCATTCAAAACgcgtaggagagatttcttgctatcgaataggtaaaaaaaatcgcgttattgactaggtcttattttaaggggagggcttatatcaaaataatttttaaaattcaggctaggtcctattttcagggtaggtcttattttcggggaaacacggtagctaGGCACCGAGTTTGCTGCAAACATTGCTAAAAACGTGGTTTACTGAATTATTCCGTTAACTATGCTTAAACGTCGCGAACGTATTGCATGCAGTTCCTACGCGTCACAAAAAGTGCTTCGATTCAATAATATGAAACTGCAGAATTTTATGTGAAGTGActcagaaaaatttgaaaaagagatGGTTCCAGTAATTTTCTAGTAAAGGTGTAATAGCGACTTTTACATTTGAAGTACCATAAAGACAAATCGATTGATCCCTCAGTTTCAGAGAATAGCGATATTTTTCCACAACAACAATCCCAATTAATCCAAGACTATCACCATCAACAACAACGAGTTATAAAACTATGGTAATGACGTATAGTCTTCCATATTCGATACATTCATTGTCAAGGAACTACACAGGGACCACTAGAGTGCCATATAGAAGTTTTCTCGACATCCCAGAATAACGCGAGCGTATGCGACTTGCTGGGTTCAAGTAATATATTATGAAGCTATGGTCAACTCTTCTCCGAAATGCACCACTATCTGTATAACGCGTTAATTTCCTATGTGACGAAAGAATCCTATTCAAAGAGTATTATGACAACACAACTGAATTTCTTGACTGTCGGACTCGGTAGCTATTTTCGTAGAGGTGAAATGTTTCGCCCGTCGCGGGTGGCCGGTTGGTTTGCATTGCTTCAGTTTTGTGATTAAGTTTATGGTCGTCgcaatttttattagtttatatACGACTGAACCTGATAAAAGCCAATAGAGTGATACTGCACAGGTAAAACATTGAATGTATACTTTATTATGTAGGTACTAttcagtttttttaaattatgtctAACGTTAACGgtattgagataaaaaaaatatcactgAGTTGTTAGAAAATATTCTAAGCTCTGAGGCCACCGACTAAGCGGGTATTTGAAATAAAGTCCTAAGCCTACTTCGGCATGGCCTTATGTCAAGCGTGCTCCCATAACGTTTGTACTTTTTTATTAGGATGACTAATTATTCTGACCAATCGAGCACTATTGTTTTAGAAGATGTCGGAATCGTACTCCCGGCTATTGCAATTTTTGAGATGAAGTTATACAAAAtgcttttctttattttgaagtaaaattgtttCTGCAAAAAATTTTGCCACAAATCACCCTTTCCAATGTTTCAACTCTTTTTATGAGCGCGCAACATTAGACTCCACAAAGTGCTGTACCAGTAAATAATTATCATAATAATAGGAACTAACAATTCCCTACTATATTGATGTACAGTTCATGAGTTGATTTCAGGTCGTAGCGTTAAAAATTAATCAAACGAGATGGATCCAGAATCAGGAACCTCTACAGCTGCTGAAGGGCAAGATTCAGCAAAACAGCAATCGCTCTACACCGGTATTCCACTTGCAAGGCGAATACAAGAAGGAGCATGGGGTATATATTTATACTTTACGTCAGGGGTTGGCATtctgcgggccggatccggccacAGTTCTTCATTGTAACTAATCTCAGCATACAATGAAAGTTCAAGACGACTTTATTTTCCTTTAGAATTAAAGAAAAGAGGTTGTCAGAAAATAAGGTCCATTCTCTGTCttacattaaagttttttgATTGAAGCTttggaaatatatttgtttaggAAACTTTCAAAACAGAGGACGAAGGTCTATGGAAAGGTTGAAAAATAGAGTTTCTTCAAGATTCATGGGAAGACCAGTGAATTTGTATATTATGATTCTCGTCGTGTTTTTTTCTATAATTGGAACTATAATATATGTGGAGGTGAGTGAAGCTACAATTTAATAAATCCGCCAGAATATCGGAATATTGTTAGCGCtgatacaaaaatgaaaatatatataccttTCGAGTATTTAGTTCAGATCTCATATgctttttgattttgaaattagtAGTATTATATGTCATAGTTGTAATGTACGCTAatgtatttttcattgaaccacggacgaaaaaattgtgaaatcatAGCAATATAAATGTCTCTCCGAGCATCGACTTACTTGTTTAATTCCTTAACATTGACTAATCAGCAAGGTGTCAACTGTGGCGTGATCAATTAGACACATTTTTCacccaaataaaattttaggaaTGATGATAAactctctttcgtcatgatgaaatcgcttgtTTCTTCGAAttctggaccaattgctttgaatttttcagaggttgaagattgattttttttgccagaaggctattacttttacttatttcgaaaatttctgtggacctcCTTgtgacgtgttcatatatttgagcacagctctttTGTAGTTTAGTTGTAACGACAGCAAATTTTCATTACTTTAAAGATGATTGAAGCCGCTGGAGggctttcaaatatttatcattttcaaatatttatatgggcttgcacgtaatttacggatttacggaattatttcgagttacggaagcgaagttacgaattacgtaaagtcgtaattattggtcaaCCGCTTTGGCAATTGAAACGAGCTCTTtgcagagcagtcaattccgtcgattgtaaaaaattaaagtttaataagtagaagaagttagagttccggtattcgcagccgtttttctctctcttgttatgCAGGTggggaaggcatgacgcgttgccatttactaatctattatcaacttatctagcatggccaatgtacatattaaccgtagataatgccgtgataattaatgtcgcgcttatcaaacagcaatatgacgacggaagagaaattgcgtaaagacgcaacgcaacttagtcttttcggcatcggtaaagcgattgatctttttttaatctttttatattcttttataatttataatttttttaaattttataaattttataaatttttataattttataattattttttaattctttttataatctttttttattccaaagtCATTGTGGCATTCCGTGGTTTATTTCGCATGTTTTGCCGTTCTTTTTCTTGTATGATTATAGCCTATTTCATGTTTGTTAATCATTCCACGGGGATTGTGACATCCCGTAGTTACTCAggtttttttcttgttgtttttcatttttcgaaTGATTGTGTCCAATTAAGCCAATGTGTAATATTgagttctatttatttttttgtctttttgtaTGATCGTGTTAATTTATTAAGTTAATGTGTAATATTGAGTGTCCCGTTTCTTATATTTGCTGCTTAATTtcagctacaaggtgtcgctgactagatgactcTATGAGTCTTTTCGCGACTCCGCGTcaactgcaacaagccgatatccatttgacattttgttacattatattatttattcatttttcatatcgcgcattgtttttttgcatgacgaaaataaatatctgaatctgaattgAGCCGGCAGAGAAACGACtggatttcccgtgtttattctgcgcgagaaccattttctattacagaatcttgatgttctgttaccggttttatcgttaaaTATCTGTCcagacttggccttgctcaatatgtttttcacaatgcctcgcaatatttcggccaaatatgattaaatggctttaccaaatgcggcaacttattttgatttaacaTCGTCTCGAATACCGCCAGCATTCGacaatgtaaaatgaagcatggtaatcggaatatcgtcaataagtcggcatcaataattattataaaatgctaactaagtagtaaagtcggatattgtataaaaacggtgaaataacaagtctgattaataaattagaaacccgaaatttttatttaatacgaaagtcctATCAATACGCtaatacgatttaaaaaaagtcaactatcgcttcataaatatccgtataccagtgtcggtaatgataaaattgatcgcataaaattgggtgataaatgtgataaaggaaaatcaaagctaacaaaaaagataaaaatcagaataaaattaatttgaattcactccttgatatttttctttaacacctgtcgccggcgtgtagtactgccgggaatatgaaaaccaaacttcgatgtcccattcggaatagaagtggattcaattggttgttatgataggtttaaatgcgtgaaaaaaatatcgaaattacggggtcattacgtaatcgatttggccgtaattacggaattgatttttgtcaattacgtgcaagcctaaatAATGAACCCGCATATTTCAttaaagtttcattttaattcaagCGAACACTTATTTAAAATATGGGTAAGCCTACACTTTATTCTAACACTCTTGTCTGCCTCCATCAAAACTGCCCACCCAACTTTTCAGGGTAGTCGGCGCTAGACCGGACAGCAAAAGCCTTACCGGTCATACCGGTGCCGATCCTTATGTTATTTTGCTAGACATTACATTTAAAGTTTTGTTTGCATAGTAAAATATGTTTTTCAGAACTACCGCTCTGCagtaattttaagtttttttaacggatctttggtgaaaatagttgtaaaGTATATTCGAAAAATATGGGCCACAGCCCATCACGCCCTTTCCACTAATAAATTTCGCCGTATGAGGGTGTTACTATATATACCACTCAGTTTTTTTCTAGACCTGTGTTCAAGCATTACATGTATAATTATCTATATTAAACAAGCACTATGTATAACATACTTTGCTTTAAGCTTTTCCTGCGTCCGAACTGGAGAAATGCTGAACAAGATCTCATAGAGCTGATTGGCGATTCCACAACGTTCAAACCAATGTAAGAAAAACGCGCGTTTGAGGGACAACTTTTATTGCATGTGTCGCAGTTACATTTTCGTTCAATTTGTatgattttgttatttatatataaaatgcgTTATATATTACACATTGTTTGACAGTATATTAGTTGCTTTTATGCTATTGACCTGTTCTTGAAGTTTTGTCGGCACCACACACTTGCTTTTCACGACGTGCGCAATTATGGCTGGTGTACAAACTAACAGAATCGTGGTATGTCGGAGATATATGAAGCATAAACGTTCAGAGGCCGgatatttattacttatcaaagtatgttgataggtatttgtttgtctgtctatctgttagatgcacgcgatatctcacgaaagcgagattgaatctgctccagattttgcatgtgcattcgtcatatgtcgtaccagaagcctattgattttgggtgaattatgtcgtataattagcgagttattaattaattagtgatgggacacaaggtgtcactatggagtaagagcgctgttttgggggatcccctaactttcgttcaataagtcttcggtctctgaccgaatTCTCGTTTATATATTATTCCATGGAATGGAAATTTCATTTTCACTGAGTTTTCTCTTTATAGGAACAGATTAATCAATCTCGAACTTTCAGTAGATCGTCACACCTGTGCACATAAATTCTAAATATTATCCTAACAGGGCTCTTAATGTGCAGTTGTGAATCGTGATTTTAAGATATATAAATTAGAATAACAATTCACATTAACTTTTATTAGGATTTTTCAGTTTCTTAAAATACCAAAAGTTTACGtataaaattgtacaatattgtAGAAATAAGACACTCAACCCTCTTCACAACACATGGTCGTATTTTTTAAAAAGCACACAAGTAAAACATCAATGCGTAACAAT
The sequence above is a segment of the Styela clava chromosome 7, kaStyClav1.hap1.2, whole genome shotgun sequence genome. Coding sequences within it:
- the LOC120328545 gene encoding uncharacterized protein LOC120328545 isoform X2 translates to MLRVLRSMPHFEHVTAKQSKLILNKLLQSKVIENAERPGKVKKFLPKYLYRFCNIKFNDQPEIKNLLKTVVRIGTMIDVIDGTNDSQTSCQTMNKMMS
- the LOC120328454 gene encoding uncharacterized protein LOC120328454: MDPESGTSTAAEGQDSAKQQSLYTGIPLARRIQEGAWGNFQNRGRRSMERLKNRVSSRFMGRPVNLYIMILVVFFSIIGTIIYVELFLRPNWRNAEQDLIELIGDSTTFKPM
- the LOC120328545 gene encoding DEP domain-containing protein 1B-like isoform X1; this encodes MFKYTAIWNEIYDKFAIEISVDTHYRFMKRYHKTFTGSSAIDAMLRVLRSMPHFEHVTAKQSKLILNKLLQSKVIENAERPGKVKKFLPKYLYRFCNIKFNDQPEIKNLLKTVVRIGTMIDVIDGTNDSQTSCQTMNKMMS